The proteins below are encoded in one region of Oncorhynchus clarkii lewisi isolate Uvic-CL-2024 chromosome 33, UVic_Ocla_1.0, whole genome shotgun sequence:
- the LOC139393077 gene encoding cytochrome c oxidase assembly factor 6 homolog, protein MSAPDSNQRKACWGTRDELWKCLDYNQDNAASCEKFQKEFEASCPAQWVKYFTKRRDFLKYKEKMQTEGFEPAAGPKESQS, encoded by the exons ATGTCTGCCCCTGACTCGAACCAGAGAAAAGCATGCTGGGGCACTAGGGACGAGCTGTGGAAGTGCCTTGATTATAACCAGGACAATGCCGCCTCCTGTGAGAAGTTCCAGAAAGAGTTTGAGGCGAGCTGTCCTGCTCAGTGG GTGAAATACTTCACCAAGAGGAGAGACTTCTTGAAGTACAAGGAGAAGATGCAGACGGAGGGCTTTGAGCCTGCTGCCGGGCCTAAAGAGTCACAGTCCTAG